DNA from Coleofasciculus sp. FACHB-1120:
AGGAGGCGTTAACCCTGCTTGCTTTAACAAATCACTGCGGTAATAAACCCTGTGAAAGTCCTCATCCAAGGGAATACTATAGATGCGTCCTTTATAAGTCGCACTAAAATTCCGAAGGATCGGTGCAATATCTTCCCACTGTATGGCTGCATCAGACTTGACTCGCGCCGTTAAATCTTCCACAAAACCAGCATCGATAAAGTCAATCTGCCATGAAGGTAAAATAATTGCCATATCGTACTTTGAAGCACTGCTAGACCAGTCCTTTTGCAGTATGTTGTGTAAATTTTGAAAAGTAACGCCCGTCAGATTGACCTTCGCTCCAGTCAAGGCTTCAAAGCCAGCAATCCGTCTCTTAGTACCTGTACGAACGGTTTCATCCTGAGTAATTATGTTAATTGTTACACCGTCAAACCGCTGTGCAGTTTGCTTGTTCTGGGTGGGCTGGGGTGCTACAGAGATTTGAGAACTGGGTGAAGAGAAATTGCAACCTGGAATCCCTAAACTCAACTAGAGGGCGGTCAGAAAAATTAGACAATATCGAACTCGCTGCCATTGAGAACGAAAGTTTTGCCAATTAGACATTTTCTCATTCCGCCAAATCTTGAGAATTTACAGATTTATTGTTCCCAGATATCTTTTTAGAAATTATGCATTGACAAATTAATACAAATATGTATAAATTCCTAAAATTATGCGAGAGATCAAATACCCCCGTAGTCCGGCGCTATCAGGGATGGGATTTCTAAAAACTGAATGTCGCTAACGAGATGCCTTGGGTTAAGCGCGATCGCTATTAGCAATCGGCGCTGAAATGATACCTTGTGCCTCCAGTACCGCCGCCACCCGGAGAATCAGCGTCTCGTTGTAAGGTGCGGCGATGATTTGCACGCCTAAAGGCATGGCATCGGGGCGATGAATAGGGACAGAGAGAACCGGCAAACCAATAAAAGATAGCGGTTGCGTAAAGAGTCCTAGGTGAGGACGCACTAGCACTTCTTCTCCAGCGATCGCCATTTTTTCTTGTCCAATCGGAGGGGCAATGCAGGGAGTGGTGGGGGCGAGAATGATATCAACCTCACTGAAGATTTCCCGAACGCGATCGCGGTACCATTGCCGAAATCTCTGTGCCTGAATGTACCAGCTTGCCGGAATGAGGGCACCCGCGAGAAAGCGATCGCGGGTTGCCGGATCGAAATCTTGAGGACGCGATCGCAAGGAAGCTAAATGCAGATTCGACCCTTCACTCGCCGTAATCACATACGCCGCCGCCCTTGCCCGATGGGGTTCCGGTATGGTGACAGTTTCTTGCACGCCTAATGCCCGCGCGACATTGGCAACTGCTTCCAGCGCTTCTGGTTCTGCACCTTGGGCAAAATAAACATCCGCCACCGCAATTCGCAACCCCTCAATGCTTCGTTTGAGGTGCGGCAAGCAGAGTTCTGGGGGGCGAGTTGTACAAACCGGATCTCTAGGATCTGGCCCTTGCAAGACATCAAAAATAGCAGCCAGGTCACGTACAGAACGTGCAAACGGCCCAATATGATCGAAACTACTGGAAAACAATCCCGCGCCTGCTCTTGACAAACGCCCATAAGTCGGCTTAAAGCCGAAAACTCCGCAAAATGCCGCAGGAACGCGGATCGAGCCGTTCGTATCCGAACCCAGTGTCAGTGGCACTAAGCCAGATGCCACAGCCGCCGCAGAACCTCCAGAGGAACCTCCGGTTACGCGAGTCAGATCGTGGGGGTTTGCTGATGTACCGTAGTGGCTGTTTTCGGTGACAAAACCGTAGGCGTACTCATCCATATTCAGCGCCCCCACTAGCACGGCACCCGCTTGTTTGAGTTTGGCGACAGCGGTGGCGTCTTGGGTGGCTGGAGGATTTTCGGCGTTAATTTTTGCACCCGCGAGGGTGGTTAAACCCGCGATATCGAAGAGATTTTTAACGGCGAAAGGCACCCCTGCTAAAACACCCGGATCGTCGCCTTGGGCGATCGCGCGATCGATTCTTTCGGCGTCTGCCATTGCCGTCTCAGCAGTGACGGCAGTAAAGCAGTTCAGCCTTTGATTTTGGTCGTCAATTTTTGCCAATGTAGCGGCAACGACGGCTTTTGCTGAAACTTCAGAATTCCGCACGGCGCAGGCAATTTGAGTGGCATCAGGATAGGCTTGGCTCATGGTTGAAACACGGGTGCGGCTTCGATTTCATCGGGCAGAGGAAACTCGTTGACGAGTTGCGCGATCGCGGCAATTTTTCTTAGATTTTCCACCACACCTGGATGGTGTTCTGGAGCCAGTGGCAAATCAATTAATTTTGCCATTAAATTGACATATTCTTCAGCGATGTCGTCAGTGGTCATTGCAGAAAAGGGAATGGGTTAATGGTGCGTATCACTTGGGCAGATCCCAGATTAGTTCGATGAAAGCAGACTAAGTTTCGGGCAGGGTTTGCATAAGTTTGTTCAGACGCGAACTCTATGCCCCAAGTATTTTTCTATTTTCATGTCGTTTTTATTAACTGAGTTTAATTTAAATTTTATGAATTAATTTCCAGAGCGATCGCATTAAATGAACGAGATTCGCCTGAATTTAGACACTAAAACCCAAAGATACTGGGAAAAAGTGGCGAGTTGCAATTTTGAGCGCGATCGCTGCTAATGATTGGGAATGCTAACAACTCAATAAATAATCCATAAGGTGAATGCCAAAAAATTGTCATCTACCTTAGGGTTAAAAAAGCCTTGGTGATAGGTGCGCTTTGGATTTCAATCTTGAAAGGTTCATGCTGAAAGTAACACGTTCCCAACTACTAGGCTATGGCGTAGCTGTCTTGACCGTGATGGTAGCACTGCTGCTGACACTCCTGTTACAGCCACTGATGGGACCGCTCATTTTCCCCTTCTTTTATGCAGCAGTATCGATTAGTGCCTGGTATGGTGGCATGGCTCCGGGGCTGCTAGCTGCAATTTTATCGGCTTTCGTTACCAATTTCCTATTGTTAGACCCGCTCTATTCTTTAGGAGTCGCCAGCCCGAGCGTTGTGGTGCGATTGGGTGTATTCCTTCTCGTGACGTTTCTGATCAGCTCGCTGAACTCGGAACTACACACTGCAAAACAGCGGCTAGAGACGAGTCTGCTGAAGCTACAGACAAGTGAGAAACGCTATCGTCGCCTTATCGATACTGCCAACGAAGGCATCTGGACAATCGATACCCAAGGACGGACAGACTACGTCAACCAGCGGATGGCGCAAATTCTGGGATACAGCGTGGAGGAAATTCTGGAGCGCTCAATTTTCGACTTTGTGGATGAAGCATCGCGCGGGGAGGCACTGCAAAAAATACCACAACCCAACTCAGGCGTCATCGCTCAATATTACTGGCAATTTCGCCGCAAAGACGGCTCGGATCTCTGGGCAATTGTATGCACCAGTCCAATTTTCAGCGATACGGAAGAGTTTCTCGGCACGCTTGCCATGATTACCGATGTGAGCGATCGCAAGCAAGCAGAGTTGGAGCTACAGGAGTCTACCCGTCGCGTCACGAACATCCTAGAGAGCATCACTGATGCGTTTGTCGCCTTGGATCACCAGTGGCGGATCACTTATGCAAACCATGAAACGGCGAGAATGAACGGGCAAAAGCCAGAGGAAATCATTGGCAAAACCCACTGGGAACAATGGCCTTGGTCAGCCGGGACGAAAGTTGAGCGAGAATATCGACGAGCAATTGCCGAGCAGGTGGCTGTCCATTTCGAGGTGTTATACGAGCCATTAAGCATCTGGTTAGAGATCCATGCGTATCCTTCCAAAGACGGACTGAATATTTATTTCCGGGACATCACCGAGCGTAAGCAAGCGCAGGAGGCGCTGCAAAAAAGAGAAAATGAACTCCGCCTGATTACAAATGCCTTACCAGCCCTGATTGCTTATATCGATTCAGAGCAGCGCTATCGCTTTCACAACAAAGCCTATGAAGAATGGTTCGGGGATTCCGGCACGCAAGTGAATGGAAAGCAAGTTCGGGAGGTTCTAGGCGAAGCCGCTTATGAAGCGACTCGTCCGTATATTGAGACAGTCTTGTCAGGAAAACAAGTTACTTACGAAACCAAACTTCCGTATAAAGATGGTGGCAGCCGCTACATCAGTGCCACTTACATTCCTCAGTTTGACAGTCTTGGGCAAGTCGAAGGATTTGTCGCCTTAGTCAGCGATATTAGCGATCGCAAAGCGGCTGAGGAAGCGTTGCGTCGCTCAGAAGAACGCTTACGTAGACTGTTCGACTCCAACCTGAGCGGCATTGCCTTCTGGAACGTAGATGGCTTCATCACCGAAGCCAACGACGCCTATCTGCGCCTGGTTGGCTATACCCGCGAAGAATTTACCGAATTAGGAAAAATCAGCTGGAGACACCTAACGCCCCCAGAGTACCAGCACCTAGACGATCGAGCGATCGCAGAGGCTCTAGCAACGGGAGTTTCCAATATCTATGAGAAAGAGTACCTCCAACGGGACGGCAAGCGAGTGCCGATCGTGCTGGGGATTGCCTTGCTCAACGACTCTCAGCAAGAGGGTGTCGCCTTCTTACTAGACATTAGCGATCGCAAACAAGTAGAGGCAGAACGCGCTTTGCTTTTATCCTTGGAGCAAATTGCCCGTGCGGAAGCAGAAGCCGCTAGAGAGCAAGTCTCTGATATTCTCGAAAGCATCACCGACGGCTTTCTCGCCTTCGACTG
Protein-coding regions in this window:
- a CDS encoding extracellular solute-binding protein, with amino-acid sequence MSLGIPGCNFSSPSSQISVAPQPTQNKQTAQRFDGVTINIITQDETVRTGTKRRIAGFEALTGAKVNLTGVTFQNLHNILQKDWSSSASKYDMAIILPSWQIDFIDAGFVEDLTARVKSDAAIQWEDIAPILRNFSATYKGRIYSIPLDEDFHRVYYRSDLLKQAGLTPPTNWDEYLAIAKQSQD
- a CDS encoding AtzE family amidohydrolase codes for the protein MSQAYPDATQIACAVRNSEVSAKAVVAATLAKIDDQNQRLNCFTAVTAETAMADAERIDRAIAQGDDPGVLAGVPFAVKNLFDIAGLTTLAGAKINAENPPATQDATAVAKLKQAGAVLVGALNMDEYAYGFVTENSHYGTSANPHDLTRVTGGSSGGSAAAVASGLVPLTLGSDTNGSIRVPAAFCGVFGFKPTYGRLSRAGAGLFSSSFDHIGPFARSVRDLAAIFDVLQGPDPRDPVCTTRPPELCLPHLKRSIEGLRIAVADVYFAQGAEPEALEAVANVARALGVQETVTIPEPHRARAAAYVITASEGSNLHLASLRSRPQDFDPATRDRFLAGALIPASWYIQAQRFRQWYRDRVREIFSEVDIILAPTTPCIAPPIGQEKMAIAGEEVLVRPHLGLFTQPLSFIGLPVLSVPIHRPDAMPLGVQIIAAPYNETLILRVAAVLEAQGIISAPIANSDRA
- a CDS encoding DUF4089 domain-containing protein — encoded protein: MTTDDIAEEYVNLMAKLIDLPLAPEHHPGVVENLRKIAAIAQLVNEFPLPDEIEAAPVFQP
- a CDS encoding PAS domain S-box protein — protein: MLKVTRSQLLGYGVAVLTVMVALLLTLLLQPLMGPLIFPFFYAAVSISAWYGGMAPGLLAAILSAFVTNFLLLDPLYSLGVASPSVVVRLGVFLLVTFLISSLNSELHTAKQRLETSLLKLQTSEKRYRRLIDTANEGIWTIDTQGRTDYVNQRMAQILGYSVEEILERSIFDFVDEASRGEALQKIPQPNSGVIAQYYWQFRRKDGSDLWAIVCTSPIFSDTEEFLGTLAMITDVSDRKQAELELQESTRRVTNILESITDAFVALDHQWRITYANHETARMNGQKPEEIIGKTHWEQWPWSAGTKVEREYRRAIAEQVAVHFEVLYEPLSIWLEIHAYPSKDGLNIYFRDITERKQAQEALQKRENELRLITNALPALIAYIDSEQRYRFHNKAYEEWFGDSGTQVNGKQVREVLGEAAYEATRPYIETVLSGKQVTYETKLPYKDGGSRYISATYIPQFDSLGQVEGFVALVSDISDRKAAEEALRRSEERLRRLFDSNLSGIAFWNVDGFITEANDAYLRLVGYTREEFTELGKISWRHLTPPEYQHLDDRAIAEALATGVSNIYEKEYLQRDGKRVPIVLGIALLNDSQQEGVAFLLDISDRKQVEAERALLLSLEQIARAEAEAAREQVSDILESITDGFLAFDCEWRFTYLNHEGARTLGHSPEELLGLNLWEEFPELESTKFGQMYQRAVAEQVPLELEDYYPPFDAWFVARAYPTHAGGLSLYFRNISDRKYAEAALRESEERFRVMADTAPVLIWMSGLDKLCYYFNKPWLKFTGRTLEQEMGNGWTEAVHPDDAQFCLDTYVNAFDARQDFKMEYRLRRFDGEYRWLLDIGIPRFTPDGSFLGYIGSCIEISDRKEAEASIRQINQSLEQRVKERTAQLEAANKELESFSYSVSHDLRAPLRHISGFVDLLLKRIGSTTLDETSLRYLKTIAQTTKQAGVLVDELLAFSRMGRTEMRYTSINMDRLVREVQRDLEQEINHRAVTWQIEDLPEVQGDPSMLRLVLQNLIGNAVKYTQTRTHAEIEIGSTDNESEVVFFIRDNGVGFDMQYVHKLFGVFQRLHSQQEFEGTGIGLANVQRIIHRHGGQTWAEGVVEGGATFYFSLPKLAEKP